The sequence CAACCTCGATGGCAGTGCGCTGGAATATGCCCAGGCACTGGAGCGCCGATATCAATCGCGCATCAATGCCCTGCTGACGCCACTGGTGGGACGCGACAACTTCCGCGCCGAGGTCAGCGCCCAGCTCGATTTCTCCCACGCCGAAGAGACCGAAGAGCACTACACGCCCAATCAGCAGCCGGGCAGTGCAGCAGTGCGTAGTGAACAGCTCAACAATACCGGCGCTGGGGAAATGCTCGGCATCGGGGGCGTGCCGGGTGCCCTCTCCAACACGCCCCCGGGAATTGCCGCCTCGCCCATCAATGCCGATGACGCGGCGAATGCTGACGGCACGACACAGACAGACGACGCGGCCAGCGGCCTGAGCAACTATCAGCGCAGCAGCACCATCAACTATGAAGTCAACAAACGCGTGCGCCATACCCGTGCGCGCTTGGGTCGCCTCGACAATCTCTCGGTGGCGGTGGTGATCAATCACCGCCGCAGCATGGACAGTGACGGCAACCCAACCAGCGAACCGTTGGCAGACGACCAGCTGGCACAGATCGAATCGCTGGTGCGCGAGGCGATGGGCTTCAATGTCGAACGTGGCGACAGTCTGAGCGTGATCAATGCGCCCTTCATGACCGCCGAGCAGCGGAACGCCGGCCCGCCGCAGCAATGGTGGGAGAAGTGGCTGAACAATACCGAGATGCAGGCGCTGGCCATCGAGCTTGGCCGCTACCTGATCATCGGCTTCATCGCCTGGCTGCTGTATCGCAAGTTGCTCAAACCCTTGCTGATACCACAACAGAATCCGCAGGACTCCCAGCCCATCGGGCAACTGGGCGAGCCCCCGGGAGCATCGCACCGGACTCCAGACCTTCGAGAGAGTGATTCCTCCACGACAGACCACTCAGCAAAGGGCTCCATGCCAACAGCTGGGTATGGGGAGCTGGAACGTGACTCTCATCATCAGCACAACCTGAAGAAAGCACAGGATATGGCTCGCGAAGACCCTCGCCTGGTCGCCATGATCCTCAAGAACTGGATGAGCCATGATGACTAAACCATTGAGCAATCTGGAGCGTAGCGCAGCCTTGTTGATGAGCCTTGATCAGGATAGCGCAGCGGAAGTCTTCAAGTTCTTCACCACCGCCGAGATTCAGCAGCTGAGTGCGACCATGACTCACCTTCCTCAGGTATCTCAGCAGCAGATGTCTGAGCTGCTTGAGGATTTCCATGCCGATAGCCAGCAGTTCAGTGCCGTCAACACTCTCTCGAGAGACCACATCCGTTCGGTACTGATCAAGGCACTGGGTCAGGATCGCGCCAGCTCACTGTTCGAGGATATCTTTGCCAGCAAGGAGCAGAGCAACGGCCTGGAAACCTTGAATCTTCTTGAGCCTGCACTAGCAGCCGAGGTGATCTGCAATGAACATCCACAGATCATTGCCACCATCCTGGCGCATCTGGAGCGCCATCAAGCGTCGCAGATTCTTGAACACTTCGAAGAAACTCTGCGTCACGACATCCTGCTGAGGATTGCGACCTTGTCCGATATCCAGCCGATCGCTTTGCAGGAATTGAACGAGGTATTGTCCAGCCTGCTGGAGGGTCAGATTCTCAAGCGCAGTAGAACAGGTGGCATACGCGTCACAGCGGAGATTCTCAACCTCTTGCCAAAGCAGCATGAAGAGAAAGTGCTCGAGGCAATCCGTGAGCACGATGAAAACCTCGCCAATCTCGTGATCAACGAGATATTCGTATTCGAGAACCTGTCCGATCTGGAAGACCAAGCCATTCAGCTGATCCTCAAGGACGTGGATAACGAGACATTGGTAATAGCACTCAAGGGTGCCAATGAAGCGATTGTGCAGAAATTCCTGCAGAACATGTCGCAACGCGCAGCAGAAACGCTGACGGACGATATGGAGGCGCTAGGCCCTGTCCGCGTCAGCCAGGTCGAGGCAGAGCAGAAGACTGTACTCGATGTCGTCCGTCGCCTGATGGATAGTGGAGAGATAATGGTGAACCCAAGTTCTGAAGACTATGTCTGATCACGCTCCTGCCCACACCACTAGCGAATGGCAGCCGCTGGAACTAGACGCGCTGGATGGCAAGTCCGCATCGCCCCAGTCGGGTGGCGGCTTTCAAGCCGGCATGCCGCACACTGCGGCACCGGATGTCGGCCTGATTCGGCGCATGGCGCAGCGTGCTCGCTCGACCTTCGAGCAGGAGACGCTACAGCAGCAACAGGCGGCGCGTGACGAAGGCTATGCCGCGGGCGAGAAAGCCGGTTATGAAGCGGGTCTGGCGCGTGCAAGGCAGGAAGCCGCCGAGCAGGCGGCGCGTCAGGCCGAGGCCGCCCGGCAGGCGCTCGAACAACAGGCCGCCCAGCTGGCACCGCTGATCGAGAACCTGCAGCAGTCACTGGCGTGCCTGGATGAGCAGATCAGCGATGAGCTAGCGGCGCTGGCCATCAGCGTCGGTCAGCATCTGGCCCATGAGGCATTTCGTGCCCATCCGGAGCACATCATCGACAGCGTGCGCAGCCTGCTGGCGGCGGATCCGCCGCTGATCGGCCGTCCGCGTCTTTACCTGAATCCGGACGACCTGCCGCGCGTCGAGCAGGCAATGGGCGAACAGCTCACCAGGCTGGGTTGGCAGTGTCTGCCGGATGCCAGCCTGAGCCTCGGCGGGTGTCGCGCTGAAGCCGACAGCGGCTGTCACGATGCCAGCCTCAAGAGTCGGCTGGAGATGCTGTCACGCCAGCTGCGCCATCGCGGCAGCGCCGACGGCAGCCTGCATGGCAAGGACGAGGCCAGCGGGTCGCGCATGGTGCACCGCCAGTCGTCAGAACATGTACCGCCAGAGCAGGCATGCACTGAGCTGGCAGGAGATCGCGCATGAGTGACACGCCATGAGCACCTCTTCCGCACAGCAATGGCGCAGCGCGCTGGGCGCCATTCGTGAGCGCGTCGAGAGCCTCGAGCCCCAGCGCAGCAATGGCCGCCTGGTGCGCGCGACCGGCCTGGTGCTGGAAGCGGTCGGCCTGCGCCTGCCGGTGGGCGCCAGCTGCCTGATCGAGCTGGGCGCGAAGCTGCCGCCGGCCGAGGCCGAGGTGGTCGGCTTCGCCGATCAGACCCTCTACCTGATGCCCATCGACCCGCTCAGCGGCGTCGCACCGGGGGCGCGGGTGTTTCCCCTCGGGCATGGCAATGTCGGCGAGCGACGCTATCCGGTCGGCGAAGCGCTGCTCGGGCGAGTCGTCGACGGCGTGGGTCGCCCGCTGGATGGCCTCGGCCCGCTGGAAGATGTCGAGCATGCGCCGCTGGAGAGCCGTCCCCTCAATCCGCTGGAGCGCGCGCCCATCGACACGCCGCTGGATGTCGGCATTCGCGCCATCAACGCCTTGCTGAGCGTCGGCCGTGGCCAGCGCATGGGGCTGTTCGCCGGTTCTGGCGTCGGCAAGAGTGTGCTGCTGGGCATGATGGCGCGCTTCACCGATGCCGATGTCATCGTGGTCGGCCTGATCGGCGAGCGCGGGCGCGAGGTGCAGGAATTCATCGAGAACATTCTCGGCGAACAAGGCCTCAAGCGCGCCGTGGTCGTGGCCACGCCGGCCGACATGACGCCGCTGCATCGCCTCAAGGGCGCCAGCTACGCGACGCGCATCGCCGAGTCCCTGCGTGACAAGGACCAGAATGTGCTGCTGATCATGGATTCGCTGACCCGTTACGCGATGGCCCAGCGCGAGATCGCCCTGGCCATCGGTGAGCCACCGGCCACCAAGGGCTATCCGCCTTCGGTATTCGCCAAGCTGCCAGCGCTTGTGGAACGCACCGGCAACGGACGGCGTGGCGGCGGGTCGATCACCGCCTTCTATACCGTGCTGACCGAAGGCGATGACCAGCAGGACCCCATCGCCGACAGTGCTCGCGCGATTCTGGATGGACATATCGTGCTGTCGCGGCGCATCGCGGAAAGCGGCCACTACCCGGCCATCGATATCGAAGCCTCTATCAGCCGCGCGATGTCGGCGGTGGCGCCGGAGCGGCAGCTCACTCGCGCCCGTCGCTTCAAGCAGTTCTATTCCAGTTATCAGCGCAATCAGGACCTGATCGCCATCGGCGCCTACCAGCCCGGCAACGACAAGGTGCTCGACGCCGCGGTGCGCCTGCACGAGCCGATGGGACGTTTCCTGCAACAAGGCACTACACAGCACGCAAGTCTTGCCGATAGTACGAACATGCTCGAACAGTTGCTGGCCCAGCCATGACGGACGCCTTCACCTGTCATTGATCGGGAACCTTCACTGAATGGCCATCTCATCGTCACGTTTCGACACCCTGACCCAGCTGAGCGAGCGCCGGCGTGATGGCGCTGCGCGCCAGCTCACCAGCCAGCGTCAGCGTCAGGAAACCGCCGCCCAGCAACTGGTCACCCTAGAGCAGTACCGTCTCGACTACTGCCAACAGATGCAGGCACGCTTGACTCGAGGGCTGGACCCGGCCAGCTGGCACAACTATCAGGCCTTCATCGCCTCGCTGGACAAGGCGATTGCCCAATGTCGCGCTCGGGTGACCCGGGAACAGACCCAGACGCACCATCAGCATCAGCGTCTGGTGAAGGAACAGCAGACCCACGCGGCCTGGCAGGGCCTGGCGGATCGCGCCAGCCTGAGCGCCGCGCTGCAGGCGCGCACCGCCGAGCAACGTCAGAGTGATGAACAAGCCACCCAGGCCTGGTTACGCCGTGCCAATGGCTGAAGACGGCCAGTCAGAGGAGTGACACCATGACGGACACTGCACGCATCTCGATGTTGTCGGCCACCTCGCCAACCCTCTCGCCAACAAGGGCACCGACCAGCGCCAAGGACTCTTCCGAGGCGACTCGTTCGCGTGACGACGTCGGCTCGGCTTCCGCAGAGAGCGACTTCGAGGCACATCTTTCACGCGCCCAGCGCGAGGATCGCCAGCAGGACAGGCAAGCGATGCAGACGCAGGCGCAAGAGGCACAGCAACAGCGTATCGAGCGTCGCGAGGCGGCCGAAGACAAGCATGCGCAGCACCTCGAGCAGGCTCATGCAGCGTCGTCAGAGACATCGCCCACTCCGGACCCGGTCGCTTACGCCTTCCAGAATGGCAACCTCCTGCCTGCCCAGCCCTCATCGGCAAACGGACAGCGATCAGCGCAGCCACTTGAGGCCTCACGACTGGATAGCAGCGTCGAGCGCGGCATCTCGCGCATGCAACAGCTGCAGCAACTCACGCAAGGTGGCCAAGGCGCTTCTGGCGGCGGCGATGCAGCATTGAACGCGACAACTGCCGCAACAATTGCCACGACAGCGGGCAATACAGAGGGCAACACGGCGCTGCAAGGTGACTGGCTGGCCGCGCTGCGCAACCCAGCGGCGGCTGGACTGGACGGCGCGATTGCGGATCAGTCACCCAGCAACAGGAGCTCCGCGACAGCGGCAGGCAGCCTGAGCACGGATGCGCCGTCCTCACTGACGGATGGCGCGCTAGGCCCGCTGACCGAGGAGGCCATTGAAGGCGTCACCGCCAAGGCCGACGGCGCCCTGCTTGATGCCAACGGCTCACGCGCCGGTGCCGATCAGTCCCAGCTCTCGGGTGCGTCAACAGCTGGCGTGTCAGCCGGCGCATCGAGTTCGAGCGCTGCAGGCAGCGGTGCCATGCTCAATGGCACGGGCAATCCAGCGGTCAATGCAACAGGTATGGCACCACAGGCTGGCACCTTGATTCCCGCAAGCGTCGGCACTCAGGCCTGGCAACAGGCACTCAGCGAGCAGGTGGTACGCATGCAGCTGAGCAAGTCGCCACAGGCCGAGATCGCGCTCAATCCAGCCAATCTGGGCAAGCTGACCATTCGCCTCAACATTGGCGAACAGGGCACCAGTGCACACTTCGTCGCGAGCCAACAACAGGTGCGCTCGGCGGTCGAGTCATCCCTGAGCGAGCTGCGTCAGGCGCTGGAATCTCGGGGGCACGAGCTGACGGCGATCAGCTTCAGTGCTCAGGACGACACACCTGACAACACACCGGACGAGGCGGCGGACAACTCGGCCAATCAGGGTCAGTTCGCCCAGCACCTCGAGGATCAGCCGGCGAGTGATACCAGCACAAGCGCTGACGCCATGGAGGGAAGTCTCGCCGCGGGAAATCTCACAAGCAATCTTGCAAGTGCAACCCAGGCAGCCTGGGGGCAGCGTGAATGGCAGGCATGACGGGCCTGGCGCTTGCCAGGTGCTTGTGTCAGCGGCTCCCGTCAGGTAGCTGTCAGATGAGCCCGCCTGGCGCGTCATCATTCAAGTAAGCGCTCGCACGTGGCGTTATTCCGCCGTTCGATAACCACGCCTTCGGTCATACTGGCCCCGCCACCGACTCCAGGGACACCGCACCACGATGTCAACGATTATCACCACCCCCGCCAGTCAGCGTCGCTCCTGGCTGCTGATCGGGGTCATCAGCCTGATGAGTGCCGTGATCGCGGCGCTAGTGGCCGTCTATTTCGCACTTCCGATGCTCAGTGATCAGAAGGCCGCACAGGACGCCGAGCCGGAGGTCGTGGTCGTGCCACCGCCGGTCTTCATGCCGCTGGCGCCCTTCACGGTCAACCTGGAAAGCCCACGCGGCAATCGCCTGCTCTATATCGGCATCACGCTCAAGATGGCCGACCAGGACGTGGTAGCGCGTGTGGAAGAACTCAAACCCGAACTCAAGAGCCGTCTGCTGCTGTTGCTGTCGGGCCAGAGCCCGGATGAGCTGATCACCCAGGCCGGCAAGCAGACGCTGCAGAGCACCCTGACCGAGGCGCTTTCGCGCCCCTACAGTGAAGGCGGCCAGCCACTGGCCATCTCCGGCGTGCTGTACAACGACTTCATCGTGCAATAACTGGCCATGGCTCAAGACGATCTGCTGTCACAGGACGAAATCGATGCTCTGCTCTCCGGCGTGAACGGTGACAGCGGTGCAACGGCTGACGCCTCGAGCACGCCCGGCGAAGCGCGCATTCGCCCCTTCGACCCGGCGAGCCAGCACCGCATCATCCGGGATCACCTGCATGCCCTGGATATCATCAACTCACGATTCAGTCGTCAGTTCCGCATGGGGCTATTCAACCTGATCCGCCGCGGCGCCGATATCACCGCCGGGCCGGTGCAGTTCCTGAGCTACAACGAATTTTCTCGCAACGTGCCGGCGCCGACCAACATCAACCTGTTCACCATGAAGCCGCTGCGCGGCACCTCGATGCTGGTGTTTCCGCCCAGTCTCGTGTTCATGGTGGTAGACAGCCTGTTCGGCGGTGACGGCCGCTTCGTGACCAAGTCAGAGGGCCGCGAATTCACGCGCACCGAACAACGCGTCATCCAGCGCCTGATGCAGCTGGCCTTGAATGCCTACCGCGACGCCTGGTCGGCGGTCTACGCCGTGGAAACCGACTATCTACGCAGCGAGATGCAAGTCAAGTTCGCCAATATCACCAGCTCTCCCAACGAGATCGTGGTGTGCACCAGCTTCCATCTGGAGGTCGGCAATCACAGTAGCGACTTCCAGATCTGCCTGCCCTACTCGATGATCGAGCCGCACCGCGAGCTGCTCTCGAGCCCGCTGCAGGAAACCAGCGCCGAGGGTGACAGCCGTTGGGGCGAGCGCCTGCGCAAGGAAGTGCGCGCCACCGATGTCGAGCTGCACGCCGACTTTGCCAGCATCACCACCACGCTGGGCGCGCTGGCCGAACTTGCCGTGGGCGATGTGCTGCCCATCGAGAAGCCCGAGCGCGTCAACGCCTACGTCAACAATGTGCCGGTTCTCGAAGCCGGTTTCGGTCGCGCCAATCGCCACCGCGCCCTGCGCGTGACCCGCATCATCAATCATCCGATCAACACTGCCAGCGAGGACAGCGGCGATGAGTGAGCCCAATTCGCCAGACGCGCCCGCGCCCAAGGCCACCCCGAATTCCCCGACATCCGGTACTGACGACCCCTGGGCCGATGCGATGACCGAGCAGATGGGCGACGAGTGGGCCAAGGCGCTGGAAGAACAGCAGAGCGAGGCTGCCCCGCAGGGCGGCGACATCTTCGAGCCCCTCGATGGCAGCGGTGGCGGCGCACGCCCGCGCGAGCTGGACATGATCATGGACATCCCGGTCAAGATGACCGTGGAGCTGGGGCGCACGCGCCTGACCATCAAGCAGCTGCTGGAGCTGTCGCAGGGCTCGGTGATCGAACTGGATGGCCTGGCCGGTGAGCCGATGGACATCCTGATCAACGGCTACCTGATCGCCCAGGGCGAGGTGGTCGTGGTCGAGGACAAGTACGGTATCCGCATCACGGAAATCATCACCCCCAATGAGCGGGTTCAGAAGCTCAACCGCTAAGGCTGTTCATGTCATGACCTCCGATGCCCCTGACGGCGCGATCCTGCTGCCGGATACTGAGACGGCGCCCTACAGTGCTGCCAGCACCATTACCAGCGCCAGCACCCAGGCGCCGTCACCGGCCTTTCTCAGTAGCGACGCAAACCTGACTGCCGACACAGGACACAGCTCACCGCTGGGCGCGGCCAGCCTGGTCAATACCGGGCTGGCACTTGCCGGCGTGATCGGCGTGATCCTGCTGCTGGCCTGGCTGATGAAGACGCTCGGGGGTGCCCAGACACTGCGCGGCAATCGCATTGCCCTGCGCCCGCTGGCGCGGTTGGCGCTGGGTCACAAGCAGAGCCTGGTGGTGGTAGCGGTGGGCAACCAGCAATTGCTGCTGGGCGTCGGGCCGGCGGGTATCACCTCCCTCGGTGAGCTGACGGCCGAGAATGGCGGCCTGGTGCCCGCAGACGCTGGCAGCACTCCGAACGACGCATCGCTGGCCTCGCCTGCCTCCCCAACCGGCGGGAGCGGTGCCGCGGCAGGCTTTGCCGAGCTGTTGCGCGACCGACTCGCCAGACGCTCGCCGACTGCTACATCCGCCACGATGCCCTCTGATGTGACGCAAACGACTACCCCAGACAAGACAGATGACGCGGAGCCTCGCTCATGACGGGGCTGGTGAGGTTGTCGCCGGGCTTGAAGAATGCAGGAAGGCTGAAGACAAGAGAGCTGCTGACAGGACTCCTGATCGTATTGTCGGCATGTCTGCTGACCAGCCAGGCGGCGCACGCCGATGTACTCAACGGCCTGACCAGCCAGCCACTGCCGGACGGCGGCGAGTCCTGGTCGCTGAATATCCAGACGCTGATCCTGCTCAGTGGCCTCGCCCTGCTGCCGGCGGCCTTGCTGATGATGAGCGCCTTTACCCGCATCATCATCGTGCTCGGCCTGCTGCGCACCGCGCTGGGTACCGCGTCTGCGCCGCCCAATCAGGTACTGGTCGGCATCGCGCTGTTTCTAACTTTCTTCGTGATGTCGCCGGTGCTGGAACGTATCTACGACGAGGCCTGGCAACCCTATGACAGCCAGGCCATCAGCCTGCAGGAAGCCATCGAACGCGGCGGCGATCCGCTGCGCGAATTCATGCTCGGTCAGGTGCGTGAGCCGGATATCGCCCTGTTCGCTCGCCTGGCCAAGGTCGAGGAAATCCAGACCCCGCAGGACGTGCCGTGGCGGGTGCTGCTGCCGGCCTTCGTCACCAGCGAGCTGAAGACGGCCTTCCAGATCGGCTTCAGTCTGTTCGTGCCCTTCCTGATCATCGACCTGGTGGTGGCGAGTGTGCTGATGGCGCTGGGGATGATGATGGTGCCACCCGCCACCATCTCGCTGCCCTTCAAGTTGATGCTGTTCGTGATGGTCGATGGCTGGCAGCTGCTGCTGGGGTCGCTGGCCGAGAGCTTCTACTGAAAGATCATCTACTGAGCCAGCCCCTGGCATCACGCAGGCGCCGAGCTTTCTCATCGTGACGCGCAACCGTGCACTGCCAGCCTCGACACCTCCCATCTGCCCATCGAGAACGCTCCGCCATGACACCTGAAGTCATCACCAGCCTGGCCTCGCATGCCATGTACATCACCCTGTTGGTGGCAAGCCCGCTGCTGGCCAGCGCCCTGTTCATCGGCCTGATCGTCAGCCTGTTCCAGGCCGCGACCCAGATCAACGAGATGACCCTGTCCTTCATCCCCAAAATTCTCGGCGTGTTCGGCACCCTGGTACTGGCCGGCCCCTGGTTGCTGGAGACGCTGATGGACTTCACGCGCAGCGTCTTCACCGGCTTCCCGCACCTGATCGGATGAGCGACACCTGCATGAGCATCGGCAACTGGCTCGACGCAAGCCCGGCGGGAGGACATCTCCTTGCCGAATGATCTGCTGTCCCCCGAGCACCTCCAGGCCCTGCTGCTGAGCGTGATGTGGCCCTTCGCGCGCCTGTCCGGTTTCATGATCAGCGCGCCGCTGTTCGGTCACCGCAGCCTGCCCACACCGGTGCGCCTGTTGATGGCCTTTGGCCTGGCGCTGATCATCGCGCCACTGGTCGAGAGCCCACCCCCGGTGGATGTGCTCGGCCCGGCCGCCGTCTGGCAGCTGGCATTGCAGATGGGCGTCGGCCTGGCACTGGGTCTGGTGATGCGCATCACCTTCGCCATCGTCGAGGCGGCCGGAGAATTCATCGGCTTGCAGATGGGGTTGGCCTTCGCCAGCTTCTTCTCGGCTGACACCGGCACCAATACCCAGGTGCTGTCGCGCCTGCTGGGCATGCTCGCCATGCTGCTGTTTCTGGCCTTCAATGGCCATCTGCTGGTACTGGAAATCCTGGTCACCCACTTCCACGAGATTCCCCTCGACCTGCGCCGCATGGGGCCCGTCGGGCTCGAGAATCTGTTGCTGTGGAGCGCCAGCCTGTTCAGCGCCGGCCTGCTGCTGGCCCTGCCGCTGGTGGCCTCGCTGCTGGCGATCAACCTCGCGATGGGCGTACTCAACCGCTCGGCACCGCAGCTGTCGGTGTTCTCGATCGGCTTCCCGCTGACCCTGCTGCTGGGCATCGCGATGCTGTGGCTGATGATGCCGGGCATGACGGACTGGCTGTCGCTGCTGTTCCGTCAGGCGCTGGGCGCCTTCCAGGCCGTACATGAAGGCCTGGGCACGATGCCATGACATGCAAGCAAGGATCTGAAAAGCAAAGATCTGAAAAGCAAAGACCAGAACGCAAGAGCCGCACCGGATGCCATCGCGAGAGCGAGTATCCAGTGCGGCTTTTTCATCATTCCTCGAACGGGGTCACGTCATCACTCAGCGCAGATAGTCGAACAGCGACATGCCCGCGATATCCGAGAACGCCTGCTGTGAGGCCTGCAGCCCCACCTGGGTCAGCGAGTAGTCGGAGATCGCCTCGTTGTAATCCAGATCGATCAGGTCCGAGCGGGTCGAGGCATAGTTGAGCTCACGGTCATCCCCGATGATATCCAGTGAATCCAGCTCGTTGAGCTTGGTGCCGACATCGGCACGCACCGTCAGCACATTGTCGAGACTGTTGCTGAACTGGCGACTGGCGGTCGAGATGGCGTTGTTGAAGGCGGTCTGATCGGCCTCACTCTCGATCGGCGTGCTCAGCGCGCTGATCAGGCCATCCAGATTGGCGAACAGATCGGCGCTGGCCTCACCCTCCTCGACCACCAGCTGCGTTGCCTTGCCGGAGGCCTGGGCCTCAGACACCTGCTGCTCATCACCGGACAGCGTCATCGACAGGCCATTGAACGCAAGGGTCATGCCATCGCTGAACGCCACAGGCGATGGCAGCGGATTGCCTTCGGCATCCAGGATCGGGAGATCATTGCCTTCGGCATCGGTGCCACTGATCGTGACACCGGCGGCATCGATGCTGATGCTATAGCCCGCGCCATCAACCCGCGCCGAGACGTCGACGACGTCCGGCCCCTTGAAGGTGATCGGCAGTGACGACTCGCTTTCGCTGGTCTGGCGGGCCAGCTGCTGATTGCCGGATGCCACGCCGCCAAAGATCTGGCTGCCGGTATGATTGACCTCCATCAGGCGCGAGCTGTCGACGCGTTGCTGGCGCTGCTGATCATCGCCGCGATAGCTGCCATCCTCGCCAAAGGGCGCCGTATCACCGCTCATGCCGCCGAACAGATAGTTGCCGTTGCCGTCGGTGCTGTTGGCCAGTCCCAGCAGCACTTCGCGGCTGCCTTCAAGCTCGGTGGCCAGCGCATCACGGTCACTGTCACTGAGGGTGCCGTTGCCCGCCTGCACGATCAGGCTCTGGACTCGCGTGATGGTGTCGGTGACCTGATTGAGCGCGCTTTCCTCGATGGAGAGGTTGTTGCGCGCCGTGGTGCGGCTGTCACTGAACTGCTCATTGACGGCCTGGGACTGCGAGATCGTCACCGCCTGGCTGGCCGCACTCGGGTCATCCGAGGGATTGACCACGCGCTTGCCGGTGGCCAGCTGCTCGGACACCTTGGAGAACGCCGCCTGCTGATCCAGCATCGAGGTGACGCCCTGGGCATAGAGGGTTTGGGTACTGATGCGCATCACGGCCTCGTTAGCGGATGTTCAGAATGGTATCCAGCACCGTCGACGCGGTCTGGATGACCTGGGCGTTGGCCTGGTAATACTGCTGATAACGGATCAGGTCCGCGGCCTCTTCATCCAGATTGACCCCCGAGATCGACTGGTCTGCCGCCGACAGCTGCTCGGTCAGGCCCTGCTGAGCCTCCAGGTTGACCTGCACCTGACGGGTCTGGTTGCCGACCTGGCTGACCAGTGACGCGTAGTGATCATTGAAGCTGCCGGCGCTGCCCAGGGCGTCGCTGCTCTGCAGTGACTGCAGGGCGAGAATGTTGCGGTTGTCGAGACTGGCATCGCTTGAGCCCGCGGCGATCTCGGCGCCCTCGTCGATCGCGACCCCGAAGGTATCGGCGATATTGCGCGTCGGCTGGATGGTGAAGCTGTCACCGTCCGCCATGCCGGTGGCGGTGAACACCAGGCCATCCTGGCGCATCACGCCTTCGCTGTCCGGGGTCAGGGTCTGCACGGCGCCGCTGCTGAGGTTTTCCAGCTGGTAGGTGCCGCCGCCAAGGCTCAGGCGGTAGTCATCGCCGGTCAGCGCGACGCTGTAGAAGTCGTCACCGTCCTGCTGGGTGGCGGGGGCGAATGTCACCTCAAGGTCCGCTCCGGCGGCGTTGCCGCTGGCCGGCTGCACTTCCGGATCACCGAGGGTGAAGAAGTCGCCCCCCGTGTTGCCATTGGCGTCGACACCGTCGGCGTGCTGGGCATTGAAGGTCAACGTCAGACCCGCGGCCAGCTGGCCGAGCTGATTCTGGGTCGGCTCGAGGCTGTCGGCTCGGAAGCTCAACAGCCCGCCCAGGGTGCCGCCTTCGAGCTGCCCCTCATCGATGGCGCTGGTCACGCCCGGCGCCACGCTGTAGGTGACCACCGAACGGCTCAGGTCCTGCGGGTCTGGCTCCACGGCCAGTTCATGATTGCTGCTGCCGTTGACCAGCAGCTGGCCATTGCCGAGGCTGACGCTCAGCCGGCCATCCTGATCCTGCACCTCGACGCCGACCAGCGTCTGCAGGTCGGTCACCGCCTGATCGCGCTGGTCCAGCAGGCCCAGTGGCTCTTCGCCGGTACGCGCACGCGTCAGGGAAATCTGCTCGTTGAGCGAGGCGATCTGGCTGGTGGCAGTGTTGATGTCGCCGACCACATCGCCGAGCCGTGAATTGACCGCAGAGTCCATGTCATCCAGATAGGCGGAGAAGGCATTGAACTGCCCGGCCAGGCTCTCGGCGCTGCCCAGCAGGCTCTCGCGCGCCGCCGGATCACTCGGCTGACTGGCCACGCCTTCGATGGCGCCAAAGAACTCCTGCATCAAGGGCGCCAGGCCCGCCTCGTCATCGGCGAGCAGATTGTCGATCTGACTGATGTTGGCTTCGTGGGTCTCAAGCGCCGTGCTGGCGCTCATGGCGCTGTCCAGCTGCGCCGAGAGATAGCTGTCGGTCTGACGACTGATCGACGCCACGCTGA comes from bacterium Scap17 and encodes:
- the fliI gene encoding flagellar protein export ATPase FliI, with translation MSTSSAQQWRSALGAIRERVESLEPQRSNGRLVRATGLVLEAVGLRLPVGASCLIELGAKLPPAEAEVVGFADQTLYLMPIDPLSGVAPGARVFPLGHGNVGERRYPVGEALLGRVVDGVGRPLDGLGPLEDVEHAPLESRPLNPLERAPIDTPLDVGIRAINALLSVGRGQRMGLFAGSGVGKSVLLGMMARFTDADVIVVGLIGERGREVQEFIENILGEQGLKRAVVVATPADMTPLHRLKGASYATRIAESLRDKDQNVLLIMDSLTRYAMAQREIALAIGEPPATKGYPPSVFAKLPALVERTGNGRRGGGSITAFYTVLTEGDDQQDPIADSARAILDGHIVLSRRIAESGHYPAIDIEASISRAMSAVAPERQLTRARRFKQFYSSYQRNQDLIAIGAYQPGNDKVLDAAVRLHEPMGRFLQQGTTQHASLADSTNMLEQLLAQP
- the fliG gene encoding flagellar motor switch protein FliG → MTKPLSNLERSAALLMSLDQDSAAEVFKFFTTAEIQQLSATMTHLPQVSQQQMSELLEDFHADSQQFSAVNTLSRDHIRSVLIKALGQDRASSLFEDIFASKEQSNGLETLNLLEPALAAEVICNEHPQIIATILAHLERHQASQILEHFEETLRHDILLRIATLSDIQPIALQELNEVLSSLLEGQILKRSRTGGIRVTAEILNLLPKQHEEKVLEAIREHDENLANLVINEIFVFENLSDLEDQAIQLILKDVDNETLVIALKGANEAIVQKFLQNMSQRAAETLTDDMEALGPVRVSQVEAEQKTVLDVVRRLMDSGEIMVNPSSEDYV
- a CDS encoding flagellar assembly protein FliH, which gives rise to MSDHAPAHTTSEWQPLELDALDGKSASPQSGGGFQAGMPHTAAPDVGLIRRMAQRARSTFEQETLQQQQAARDEGYAAGEKAGYEAGLARARQEAAEQAARQAEAARQALEQQAAQLAPLIENLQQSLACLDEQISDELAALAISVGQHLAHEAFRAHPEHIIDSVRSLLAADPPLIGRPRLYLNPDDLPRVEQAMGEQLTRLGWQCLPDASLSLGGCRAEADSGCHDASLKSRLEMLSRQLRHRGSADGSLHGKDEASGSRMVHRQSSEHVPPEQACTELAGDRA
- the fliJ gene encoding flagellar export protein FliJ; this encodes MAISSSRFDTLTQLSERRRDGAARQLTSQRQRQETAAQQLVTLEQYRLDYCQQMQARLTRGLDPASWHNYQAFIASLDKAIAQCRARVTREQTQTHHQHQRLVKEQQTHAAWQGLADRASLSAALQARTAEQRQSDEQATQAWLRRANG
- the fliF gene encoding flagellar basal body M-ring protein FliF produces the protein MSTPSQTAPQSGTSTTSQSPDKPANPLLPRLAALPRLPLIMAAAFSVAVIVALLLWGAGTQWSVLYRDLPASEGGEIVAQLEQTGVPYRLSNEGATVEVPKEDVYRLRLALAQQGLPSQGGSGFELMDTQAFGISQFTEHVNYQRALSGELSRTIASLDPVSSARVHLALPEDSVFVRERRPATASVVVELKGGQQLKARQIQAIQHLVAGSVQGLASEDITVVDQDGNPLSRPAGDALNLDGSALEYAQALERRYQSRINALLTPLVGRDNFRAEVSAQLDFSHAEETEEHYTPNQQPGSAAVRSEQLNNTGAGEMLGIGGVPGALSNTPPGIAASPINADDAANADGTTQTDDAASGLSNYQRSSTINYEVNKRVRHTRARLGRLDNLSVAVVINHRRSMDSDGNPTSEPLADDQLAQIESLVREAMGFNVERGDSLSVINAPFMTAEQRNAGPPQQWWEKWLNNTEMQALAIELGRYLIIGFIAWLLYRKLLKPLLIPQQNPQDSQPIGQLGEPPGASHRTPDLRESDSSTTDHSAKGSMPTAGYGELERDSHHQHNLKKAQDMAREDPRLVAMILKNWMSHDD